Below is a window of Peptostreptococcaceae bacterium DNA.
GTGAGGGTCAAGGATCAGGCAGTGGCTCATATGACATGGGAGACATGTTTCAATCGACAAGAAGCAGACCTGTGCCGGCCCCGGAACCTCGCGAAGAGATAATCGAAATAAAAATAAGGGACAGCTACTACGGAAGCGAGAAAATGATTCGAATAATGGATGGAGAAAAGACAAGAAAAATCAAGTTCAAAATACCCAAGGGAATTCAGGATGGAGAGCGCATAAGGATAAAGAAAGCTCTGAAAACTCCGTCAGGTCGCGGAAATGACCTTATGCTGAAGGTCAAGTTTTCGGAGAGCAAATCTTTAAGCGTGCGGGGAAAGGATTTGTTTGCAAGCCATTTTGTTATGCCATACGAGGCGTATTTTGGAGCAGCGGTGGAAATGACATTTTTTGACGAGCAGCTGCGCTTTGAGATAAAGCCGGATACGAAGAGGGAAACGAAGATAAGGTTAAGGGGAAAGGGTCTCGGAACCTCACAGGATAGAGGAAATCTTTATGTAACCATCAAAATAGGTCTTCCCGATGTATTGAGCGAAAAAGAGAAAGAGTTGCTTAAGGAGTGGAAAGAGCTTAGAAAATAAAAGAGGTGATTTAAATATACAATAACATATTTATGTTATGTTGGATGAAATATACAAAGATGGTGGTGAGTCCATGCATTGTCAAATTGAAAATAAGGGAAGAGAAGCCTATTTGCAGTTTTCCAATCTTGGCGCGATTGATTTTTTGAACCATTGCGTTACAACCAGAAAGGGCGGATTCAGCAAAAAACCTTTTGATGGTTTAAACATGGGCCTTTTTACGGAAGACAGTCGTGAATCAATTTTGATGAATTACAAGAAGGTTGCGGATGACTTTGGTTATGATCTTGAGAACGCAGTTTTTACAAACCAGGTGCATGGAGACAAAATAGCGGTTATAGATGAAAGCTTTCGCGGAGAAGATTTTTGGATGGGGAAAAGAACCATTGAAGCAGATGGATTGATTACCAATATACAGCGAAAACCGCTCATTGCGTTTTTTGCCGACTGCGCAGGGATTTTTATTGCGGATCCGGTGCATAAAGCTATCGGCATTTCCCATGCAGGCTGGAAGGGTACGGCAAAGGAAATAGGCCGCAAAACAATAGAAGCCATGGCAAGGTCATTCGGAACTAAGGCTCCGGATTGCATTGCCGCAGTCGGACCATCGATAGGGCCTTGTTGCTTCGAGGTGGAGAAAGATGTGGCCGAGGTATTTTTGAAACTGTATGGGGAGTCGGTCGTTTTAATGTCTGAAAATCCCGGAAGGCGAAAGGTTGACCTCTGGGAAGCGAATAGGCTTGGGCTGATTCGTGCTGGTGTTAGAGATGAAAACATAGAAATATCCGGGCTTTGCACATATTGCAGAAATGATTTATTCTATTCGCACCGCGGTGACAACGGCCGAACGGGCCGAACGGCCGGAATAATGGAAATAATTTAATTGCTTGCATTGAAGCTTTAGGGGTATTATAATATAGAAGTATTTTTAAATGATAATTACTTATAATAAAGGAGGGGTACAATTGAAAGTTCATATAGATGAAATAACAATTGATTCAATAAAGGCTTTTATTGAAGAGAACAAACCCGAGAATGAAACACTAAGAATTCACATAGCGGGAATGGGCTGAAGTGGCCCGTCATTCGGGCTTGCTCTGGACGAGCAAAAGGAAGGCGATGTTACTGACGATTCTTCGGGACTTAAATTTGTGATCGAATATTACATTGTTGAAGAATTTGGGGAATTAATGGTCGAGAAGCTTGGAAGCGGTTATGGAGTTAGGCCTGTAGGCGCGGTTCAAGGCGGAGGCTGTGAAAGTTGCAGCTCTTGCGGATAGACAATAGATTTTTTTTCAAGAAGCCCTTAAGGGCTTCTTATTTTGTGTGTAAGGGAAAGACGGATGTTTGAATTTGAAAGAATTTTCAGAAAAAACCTGAAAGCTATATAAATCATAATTGAAGCATATAACTTTGAAAATGCAAGGGTTATGGAGAATATAAACTAGAATTAAAGAGCGGCGAAAAAACATATACAAAAATAATGTTCACCTCTGAAGTACAAAACTGTTGAAAAACCATTTTTATAAGATTATAATTTAAGTGAGGATTTAAAAAATGGTGGAGGTGCTTTTGTGGGCAGAATACTTATTACCGGATCTCTCGGTCAGATCGGCTCGGAGTTGGCCGCCGGACTTAGGAAAATACATGGAACGGATCAAGTAATAGTAAGCGATATAGTCAAAAAAGATATTCCGGTGGCGAATGAAGGGCCATTCGAACTATTGGATGTTTCTGACGGACCAGGGCTTAAAAGATTGATTGAAAAACACAAGGTTGACTGGGTTGTTCATCTGGCGGCAATATTGTCGGCAACCGGAGAAAAAAATCCTACATTGGCATGGAATGTCAACATGGGGGGGCTTTTCAATGTTTTGGAAGTGGCGCGGGAAACGGGAGTTTCTGTTTTTACGCCAAGTTCCATAGCGGC
It encodes the following:
- the pgeF gene encoding peptidoglycan editing factor PgeF, whose protein sequence is MHCQIENKGREAYLQFSNLGAIDFLNHCVTTRKGGFSKKPFDGLNMGLFTEDSRESILMNYKKVADDFGYDLENAVFTNQVHGDKIAVIDESFRGEDFWMGKRTIEADGLITNIQRKPLIAFFADCAGIFIADPVHKAIGISHAGWKGTAKEIGRKTIEAMARSFGTKAPDCIAAVGPSIGPCCFEVEKDVAEVFLKLYGESVVLMSENPGRRKVDLWEANRLGLIRAGVRDENIEISGLCTYCRNDLFYSHRGDNGRTGRTAGIMEII
- a CDS encoding DnaJ domain-containing protein is translated as MSLEYKDYYKILGVSREAESIEIKKAYRSLARKFHPDVSKEKNAENKFKDVNEAYETLSDPEKRKKYDTLGNGWRDGQSFSQPPPGWTGRGASSDSLRDIFETFFGEGRFSREGQGSGSGSYDMGDMFQSTRSRPVPAPEPREEIIEIKIRDSYYGSEKMIRIMDGEKTRKIKFKIPKGIQDGERIRIKKALKTPSGRGNDLMLKVKFSESKSLSVRGKDLFASHFVMPYEAYFGAAVEMTFFDEQLRFEIKPDTKRETKIRLRGKGLGTSQDRGNLYVTIKIGLPDVLSEKEKELLKEWKELRK